The Methanohalophilus portucalensis genome window below encodes:
- a CDS encoding MogA/MoaB family molybdenum cofactor biosynthesis protein, producing MSSSTKEHKKGTDKAYAFSLVTISTSRFNTYGSIESPSAADDVSGQRMSDLIEAAHHNVLCYSLVADNITDIRKEVLSAIFNGADVVITTGGTGLSACDVTIEALCPLFEKELEGFGELFRLKSLDQIGSATILSRATAGIIQGCAVFCLPGSPKAVELAVEEIVIPEAGHIVKHARS from the coding sequence ATGAGCTCCAGCACCAAAGAGCATAAAAAAGGGACTGATAAAGCATATGCCTTTAGCCTTGTAACTATCTCAACTTCTCGTTTTAATACATATGGATCTATAGAATCGCCTTCTGCTGCGGATGATGTCTCGGGGCAACGAATGTCAGATCTTATAGAGGCTGCCCATCACAATGTATTGTGCTACAGTCTTGTGGCAGATAATATCACAGATATAAGGAAAGAAGTCCTCTCTGCGATATTTAATGGAGCCGATGTTGTGATTACTACCGGCGGCACAGGTTTATCTGCTTGCGATGTGACCATAGAAGCCCTTTGTCCCTTATTTGAAAAGGAACTTGAAGGATTCGGGGAACTTTTCCGTCTTAAAAGTCTGGATCAGATAGGGTCTGCCACAATATTGAGCAGGGCAACTGCAGGTATCATACAGGGTTGTGCAGTTTTCTGCCTTCCTGGTTCTCCAAAGGCAGTGGAACTTGCAGTTGAGGAAATCGTAATTCCTGAAGCCGGGCATATAGTAAAACATGCAAGATCGTAA
- a CDS encoding RAD55 family ATPase — translation MTSYSLGIEELDNIIGEIREGSNLMVIGPPMSGKEDVAYHILKNGLKKEESSVIVSTREPGEHVLEWFTSFDKTIPVSNIGIVDCVTKTLGMAADDTDNIKRASSPVDLTGIGVRISQFFEQFWMKRQISHNILCINSVSTILMYSNIQTVFRFMHVFTGRIKAIKGLGLFVLEDQMHDSRTIATLKQLYDGMIEVQEENGSHYLRAVGISSKPTPWFEYLVEDGSISIQGIKED, via the coding sequence ATGACATCCTATTCACTGGGCATTGAAGAACTGGATAATATTATCGGGGAAATCCGTGAAGGAAGCAATCTGATGGTAATAGGTCCTCCTATGAGCGGAAAGGAAGATGTTGCATACCACATCCTTAAAAACGGTCTCAAAAAGGAAGAATCTTCGGTCATAGTTTCTACAAGAGAACCAGGTGAGCATGTTCTGGAATGGTTCACCTCCTTTGACAAAACCATACCTGTGTCCAATATCGGGATTGTGGATTGTGTGACAAAGACGTTGGGCATGGCGGCTGATGATACTGATAACATAAAACGTGCTTCAAGTCCTGTGGACCTTACCGGTATAGGTGTTCGAATAAGCCAGTTTTTTGAACAATTCTGGATGAAACGCCAGATTTCTCATAATATCCTCTGTATTAATTCTGTCTCGACTATTCTTATGTACTCTAATATCCAGACGGTATTTCGCTTCATGCACGTGTTCACAGGCAGAATCAAAGCCATAAAAGGCCTTGGTTTATTCGTACTTGAAGACCAGATGCATGACTCCCGCACAATTGCTACCTTAAAACAACTTTATGATGGTATGATTGAGGTGCAGGAAGAAAACGGCAGTCATTACCTACGTGCAGTAGGCATATCTTCCAAACCCACTCCCTGGTTTGAGTATTTGGTGGAAGATGGTTCTATATCCATTCAGGGCATAAAGGAAGACTGA
- a CDS encoding YhbY family RNA-binding protein — protein sequence MDKDKIRKFRSEATHLKPILTLGKKGIDDAVVTELKKQIKANHLVKVKILKSFPGESMDSIAEELASLTSTTLIDVRGRAIVLYR from the coding sequence ATGGATAAGGATAAAATAAGGAAATTTAGGTCAGAAGCAACTCACCTGAAACCCATTCTTACTCTGGGTAAAAAGGGAATTGATGATGCGGTTGTAACTGAATTGAAAAAACAAATTAAAGCCAATCATCTTGTCAAGGTAAAAATCCTCAAAAGCTTCCCGGGTGAAAGTATGGATTCAATTGCAGAGGAACTGGCCTCTCTCACATCCACTACCCTGATAGATGTTCGTGGAAGGGCGATAGTCCTCTACAGGTAA
- a CDS encoding DUF190 domain-containing protein, producing MQSKILTIYLSENDTYKGKSAHQAIIEFLLENDVAGAIAIRGIEGYGVHSVIHKTSILRLGMDLPIIVQAVDEEDKLRNILPELKKMVPDELIVMQDVEILAGHKRN from the coding sequence ATGCAATCCAAAATACTGACAATTTATCTTAGTGAAAATGATACATACAAAGGCAAGAGTGCCCATCAGGCCATCATCGAGTTCTTGCTTGAAAATGATGTTGCCGGCGCCATCGCAATCAGGGGAATCGAGGGATATGGAGTACACAGTGTAATCCATAAAACAAGTATCCTCAGGCTTGGAATGGACCTCCCCATCATAGTACAGGCCGTGGATGAAGAAGATAAGTTACGTAATATCCTGCCTGAACTCAAGAAAATGGTTCCTGATGAACTCATTGTGATGCAGGATGTGGAAATCCTGGCAGGGCATAAAAGGAATTAA
- a CDS encoding fluoride efflux transporter FluC, whose protein sequence is MEPAGYLLVGIGGFIGATLRYIVAGMTSKKADIPTGTLAVNIIGTTILSYLTYSHSLQHIYLLNIGILGSFTTFSTFAYESFALLEQQSNWSFLTNIMLNCVCCMLGAGFGQLMANLI, encoded by the coding sequence ATGGAGCCAGCAGGCTATTTACTGGTTGGTATCGGCGGGTTTATCGGTGCAACACTCAGGTATATAGTCGCGGGAATGACCTCTAAAAAGGCAGATATACCCACAGGTACACTCGCAGTAAACATAATTGGTACAACAATACTCTCATATCTTACATATTCCCATTCCCTGCAGCATATTTACCTGTTGAATATAGGCATTCTGGGTTCATTCACCACTTTTTCCACTTTTGCTTATGAATCATTCGCACTCCTGGAACAACAGTCAAACTGGAGTTTTCTTACAAATATAATGCTTAATTGTGTGTGCTGCATGCTCGGTGCGGGATTCGGGCAGTTAATGGCAAACTTAATCTAA
- the crcB gene encoding fluoride efflux transporter CrcB produces the protein MEYRDVTNLFLLGTGGFLGAVCRYGTSIMIPGTRGTLVVNVLGSFLLGLLLFYSDYIGYLTPRIRMFAGIGFLGAFTTFSTFIVQTVQMQPLYGFTNMMINLLPGLFAIFLARSLIIYIGGR, from the coding sequence ATGGAATACCGGGATGTTACCAATCTTTTTTTGCTAGGAACCGGTGGATTCCTGGGAGCTGTATGCAGATATGGCACATCCATCATGATTCCCGGCACCCGGGGAACACTGGTTGTGAACGTGCTGGGAAGTTTCCTGCTGGGATTATTACTGTTCTACTCTGACTATATCGGTTACCTCACCCCACGCATCCGAATGTTTGCAGGCATCGGATTTTTAGGCGCATTCACCACATTCTCCACATTCATTGTACAGACTGTGCAAATGCAGCCTCTATACGGGTTTACAAACATGATGATAAATCTGCTACCGGGTTTATTTGCAATCTTTCTTGCAAGAAGCCTGATAATATACATAGGGGGCAGGTGA
- a CDS encoding ubiquitin-like small modifier protein 1, whose translation MAAKKVRLFANIREKAGTSEVEVNGDTVSEILDEIITKYPNLEELIFEDGKKLRGYINILINGENVQHLEGTDSAITEKDEVAIFPPVSGG comes from the coding sequence ATGGCTGCCAAGAAGGTAAGATTGTTTGCCAATATCAGGGAAAAGGCCGGAACTTCCGAAGTAGAGGTCAACGGAGACACCGTTTCTGAGATATTGGATGAGATAATTACAAAATACCCGAATCTTGAAGAACTTATATTTGAAGATGGCAAAAAACTCAGAGGATATATAAATATCCTGATCAACGGGGAAAATGTCCAGCATCTTGAAGGTACAGATTCAGCGATTACAGAAAAAGATGAAGTCGCTATATTCCCCCCTGTTTCCGGTGGATAA
- a CDS encoding UbiX family flavin prenyltransferase — protein sequence MEVVVGISGASGAQYGIRLLEIFAEKGIYTHLVITSAARQIISIETSWKIEEVEKLACEVHEEKDFTASVASGSHPYNALVIAPCSMKTAASIAHGISDNLLTRAADVCLKEGRNVILMVRETPYSRIHLENLLKLKESGTHVLPACPAFYNKPQSIDDLIDFMAGRVLDLLNVDNDIYPRWEGDSN from the coding sequence ATGGAAGTTGTAGTGGGAATCAGTGGGGCCTCCGGGGCACAGTACGGAATCAGGCTACTTGAAATATTTGCAGAAAAAGGAATCTATACACACCTTGTAATAACCTCTGCAGCCAGACAAATAATAAGTATAGAAACAAGCTGGAAGATCGAAGAGGTGGAAAAACTTGCCTGTGAGGTACACGAGGAAAAAGATTTTACTGCTTCTGTAGCAAGCGGATCGCATCCTTACAATGCTTTGGTAATAGCCCCTTGCAGCATGAAAACTGCTGCTTCCATTGCACACGGAATCTCAGATAATCTCCTTACAAGAGCTGCTGATGTATGCCTCAAGGAAGGCAGGAATGTTATCCTGATGGTGCGGGAGACCCCCTACAGCCGAATTCATCTGGAAAATCTGCTCAAACTCAAGGAATCCGGCACCCATGTTTTGCCTGCATGTCCTGCATTCTACAACAAACCGCAATCAATAGACGACTTAATTGATTTCATGGCCGGGCGGGTACTGGATCTTCTGAATGTTGATAATGATATATATCCCAGGTGGGAAGGAGACAGTAACTGA
- the lpdD gene encoding prenylated flavin chaperone LpdD — MESIEKEAGKRKLILKWHNIGDGLLVTLTGGDEHIGAVAVGNSGASSVITLPGHRDDEIAHRQAGRINRKTGNDTVFLVGIHFNNIQPDEISKICDTAELMVDELIDIIEE; from the coding sequence GTGGAATCAATTGAAAAAGAAGCAGGGAAAAGGAAACTCATTCTTAAATGGCACAATATTGGAGACGGTTTACTTGTAACACTTACAGGCGGCGATGAGCATATAGGAGCAGTTGCTGTGGGCAATTCAGGTGCATCCTCGGTTATTACCCTGCCAGGACACAGGGATGATGAAATTGCACACAGACAGGCAGGCCGCATTAACAGGAAAACCGGCAATGATACTGTTTTCCTTGTAGGGATACATTTCAACAACATACAGCCTGATGAGATCAGTAAAATATGCGATACCGCAGAACTTATGGTTGACGAACTTATAGATATAATTGAGGAATAA
- a CDS encoding HD domain-containing protein, protein MKVMRDPVHGHVELDELAVSLMDTPRMQRLRRIRQLGLSNLVYPGANHTRFEHSLGAHHLATTLAGEIDSVQQSEIDELRVAAMLHDIGHGPLSHVTEGIIKKYTRREHEDVKHLLRKGDIAEVCSDAGLNISSIADHILGKTSLGQIINSEIDVDRMDYLIRDAHYTGVAYGLVDHSRLIHKMQFYEDKLVVTEGGLNAAESLLVSRFLMHPSVYFHHVTRISETMITRGIEYLIEQEKLNPSSLQEMDDYSLFETMRRDDGYAGEMINRIDERKLYKRALYVGFDDVDEKVLGHRKAIQRVEKEIAEEAGINEEEILIDIPKLPRIEEMKALIKVNGKKMTLDKASHLVATLEKAHRDNWKLGVYTPREHREKVKKIATDFFEVKKQTRQYKLTDI, encoded by the coding sequence ATGAAGGTCATGAGGGACCCCGTACACGGTCATGTCGAACTTGACGAACTTGCAGTATCCCTTATGGATACGCCCCGCATGCAGCGTCTCAGGAGGATACGCCAGTTAGGACTGTCCAACTTGGTATATCCCGGTGCCAACCATACTCGTTTTGAACATTCACTGGGCGCACATCACTTGGCTACAACCCTTGCGGGAGAAATAGATTCCGTACAGCAATCTGAAATCGATGAACTCAGGGTTGCTGCAATGTTGCATGATATAGGACACGGCCCCCTTTCCCATGTGACAGAGGGCATCATCAAAAAATATACCCGCAGGGAGCATGAAGATGTAAAACACCTGCTGCGCAAAGGGGATATAGCAGAAGTTTGCAGTGATGCCGGCCTCAACATCTCAAGTATCGCAGACCACATCCTGGGCAAAACCTCTCTCGGACAGATCATAAACAGTGAGATTGATGTTGACCGCATGGATTACCTCATCCGTGATGCACATTACACTGGCGTTGCATACGGTCTTGTAGACCATAGCCGCCTGATCCATAAAATGCAATTCTATGAAGATAAACTGGTTGTAACAGAAGGTGGGCTCAATGCGGCCGAATCCCTGCTTGTATCACGTTTTTTAATGCATCCTTCGGTATATTTCCATCATGTGACACGCATCTCAGAAACAATGATAACAAGAGGCATCGAATATTTGATAGAGCAGGAGAAACTCAATCCCTCCAGCCTTCAGGAAATGGATGACTACAGCCTGTTTGAAACCATGCGCCGGGATGACGGTTACGCCGGTGAGATGATTAACAGGATTGATGAGAGGAAACTGTACAAACGTGCCCTTTATGTAGGGTTTGATGACGTCGATGAGAAGGTTTTGGGCCATCGCAAAGCCATCCAGAGAGTGGAAAAAGAAATAGCAGAAGAGGCAGGAATTAATGAAGAGGAAATCCTCATAGATATTCCGAAATTGCCCCGGATAGAGGAAATGAAAGCATTGATCAAGGTCAACGGGAAAAAAATGACTCTTGATAAAGCCTCCCATCTTGTAGCAACTCTTGAAAAAGCACACCGTGATAACTGGAAACTCGGGGTTTATACCCCCAGGGAACACAGGGAGAAGGTGAAGAAAATAGCAACCGATTTTTTCGAGGTCAAAAAACAGACCCGACAATACAAGTTAACGGATATATAA
- the cofD gene encoding 2-phospho-L-lactate transferase yields MIIFSGGTGTPKFLDGLMRTMDEEEITVVVNTAEDLWVSGNLVTPDIDTVLYLFAGMIDRDKWWGIADDTFRTFNAMKDCGYDEKMMLGDRDRATHIMRSEMIRNGATLTEAIVNLCSSFGIKANILPMSDDPVSTMIRTPLGWMHYQDFWIKHQGKPDVLEVKMAGIGEASISPAVLEKLREDNNVLIGPSNPITSIGPIISLDGMPEFLKSKNVVAISPIIGNEPVSGPAGKLMNACGYGISSNEVARCYHDFLDMFVTDIRDPQVCNSFENMACNIVKTDTMMSSVDISIQLAGYVRNLFESLQ; encoded by the coding sequence ATGATAATATTTTCCGGTGGAACCGGCACTCCCAAGTTCCTTGATGGCTTGATGCGGACAATGGACGAAGAAGAAATTACAGTTGTTGTGAACACCGCCGAAGATTTGTGGGTATCGGGTAATCTTGTAACACCGGATATTGATACAGTCCTCTATCTTTTTGCCGGTATGATAGATAGGGACAAATGGTGGGGTATTGCGGATGATACATTCCGCACTTTCAATGCTATGAAGGATTGTGGTTATGACGAAAAGATGATGCTTGGGGACCGGGATCGGGCCACGCATATAATGAGATCTGAGATGATTCGCAACGGGGCTACCCTGACTGAAGCAATTGTAAACCTTTGTTCAAGCTTTGGTATCAAGGCAAACATCCTGCCGATGTCAGATGATCCGGTGTCCACAATGATTCGCACACCTCTGGGCTGGATGCATTATCAGGATTTCTGGATTAAGCACCAGGGCAAGCCCGATGTACTTGAAGTTAAAATGGCTGGAATTGGTGAAGCTTCTATATCCCCTGCTGTACTGGAAAAACTACGGGAAGACAATAATGTCCTGATTGGTCCCAGCAATCCGATTACAAGCATAGGTCCCATCATATCCCTTGATGGAATGCCTGAATTCCTTAAAAGTAAAAATGTGGTTGCAATAAGTCCTATTATTGGGAATGAACCTGTTAGCGGTCCTGCAGGCAAACTTATGAATGCATGTGGTTACGGTATTTCTTCAAATGAAGTTGCAAGGTGCTACCATGATTTTCTGGATATGTTTGTAACAGATATCCGTGATCCACAGGTTTGTAATTCTTTTGAAAATATGGCTTGCAATATAGTAAAGACTGATACGATGATGTCTTCTGTAGATATAAGTATACAATTAGCAGGTTATGTAAGGAATCTGTTTGAGTCCCTGCAATAA
- a CDS encoding ABC transporter permease, translated as MPLKFELFVALRHIVYRKRQTILSVGAIGIAVMILVVSNAFMAGFTDKLYESTVNDMAHVTVTPEEDSEYIHLYKNLQSELYEINGIKAVSPSLAGEAVLRNEDNVKNALFKGINPRDEDAVLSTNSDIIRGSFFALATSGNTIVIGDDLADDLEVSLDDRIEISFPESETNLYRIIGIYDTNTPLDSTLTYTSLQTAQSFYGTSDVVNSISIKLYDFNRDREIAQQIEDKGYSAEEWTETNPEILQTIAIETISNNIMLGFILLIASFGVISALNMVVVEKTKDIGILIAMGAGKSGIRNIFILESGILGFLGAVTGTIAGIVIALSIGNYDLPSELYQVDSIPVIIRYNDVLLTILAVFVLNLIAGVYPASRAAKMDPVEAIATH; from the coding sequence ATGCCATTGAAATTTGAACTTTTTGTTGCATTAAGGCACATTGTATACAGGAAAAGACAGACCATACTTTCCGTAGGAGCTATAGGAATTGCGGTCATGATTCTTGTTGTGTCCAATGCATTCATGGCAGGTTTTACCGATAAGTTGTATGAATCAACTGTCAATGATATGGCCCATGTAACCGTTACACCGGAAGAAGACAGTGAATATATCCACCTATACAAAAATCTCCAGAGTGAATTGTATGAGATTAATGGTATCAAAGCAGTATCCCCATCCCTTGCAGGTGAAGCTGTATTACGCAATGAAGATAATGTCAAAAATGCCTTATTTAAAGGAATAAATCCCCGTGATGAAGATGCAGTATTATCCACAAATTCGGACATAATAAGAGGAAGTTTTTTCGCTCTGGCTACTTCAGGAAATACAATTGTAATAGGGGACGACCTGGCAGATGACCTTGAAGTCTCCCTTGATGACAGAATAGAAATATCCTTCCCTGAATCTGAAACTAACCTTTATCGTATCATAGGCATATATGATACAAACACTCCCCTGGATTCCACACTGACCTACACCTCTCTTCAGACAGCCCAGTCATTCTACGGAACCTCTGATGTTGTCAATAGTATCAGCATAAAACTTTATGACTTCAATCGAGACAGGGAGATTGCACAGCAAATTGAAGATAAGGGTTATTCTGCAGAAGAATGGACAGAAACAAATCCTGAAATCCTACAGACCATTGCAATTGAAACCATTTCCAATAATATCATGCTGGGCTTTATCCTCCTGATAGCATCATTTGGAGTCATAAGTGCCCTGAATATGGTAGTAGTGGAAAAAACAAAGGATATAGGCATTCTCATTGCAATGGGAGCGGGCAAATCGGGCATAAGGAACATATTCATCCTTGAAAGTGGGATCCTGGGTTTTCTAGGGGCTGTCACAGGAACTATTGCCGGCATTGTAATAGCATTATCAATAGGCAACTATGATCTGCCCTCTGAACTTTATCAGGTAGACTCCATACCCGTGATAATACGATATAATGATGTTTTACTAACCATCCTTGCTGTATTCGTACTCAACCTCATTGCAGGAGTATATCCTGCAAGCAGAGCCGCAAAAATGGACCCTGTAGAAGCGATAGCAACACATTAA
- a CDS encoding ABC transporter ATP-binding protein, which yields MVELEKNPPQDDIVVRAEKVCRDYEVGDMTIKVLRNVDLLVRKGEFVAIMGPSGSGKSTLMNMIGCLDRPTCGAVYIMGKNVNRISDSELAKLRGMEIGFVFQSFNLVSRLSALENVELPTYANRRPGVDVRAKAKELLDLVGLSERMDYKPTELSGGQSQRVAIARALVNDPSIILADEPTGNLDSKTGEEIMNIFTDLHRRGRTVIMITHDLQLADKYADRVAYLKDGVIDDRATMPNAA from the coding sequence ATGGTGGAGCTGGAAAAAAATCCCCCGCAGGATGATATAGTCGTGCGAGCTGAAAAAGTTTGCCGGGATTATGAAGTAGGGGATATGACAATCAAGGTACTCAGGAATGTGGACCTGCTTGTCAGAAAGGGGGAATTTGTAGCTATCATGGGGCCATCTGGATCGGGTAAAAGTACCCTGATGAATATGATCGGATGTCTTGACAGGCCCACCTGTGGTGCAGTTTATATCATGGGAAAGAATGTGAACCGCATCTCCGATAGTGAACTTGCAAAATTAAGAGGAATGGAGATTGGTTTTGTGTTCCAGAGTTTCAATCTGGTTTCACGATTAAGTGCCCTGGAAAATGTGGAACTGCCTACCTATGCCAACCGGCGGCCCGGGGTTGATGTAAGGGCTAAGGCAAAGGAACTATTGGATCTGGTAGGTCTTTCAGAGCGTATGGATTACAAACCCACCGAGTTGTCTGGGGGCCAGTCCCAGAGGGTGGCAATAGCCCGGGCGCTTGTGAATGATCCTTCCATAATACTTGCCGATGAACCCACCGGCAACCTGGATTCAAAAACAGGGGAAGAGATAATGAATATTTTTACAGATCTTCATCGAAGGGGCCGTACGGTCATTATGATCACTCATGACTTACAACTTGCAGATAAATACGCGGACCGGGTAGCTTACTTGAAAGACGGTGTAATTGATGACAGGGCTACTATGCCCAATGCTGCTTAA
- a CDS encoding COG1361 S-layer family protein, with translation MKKSGFLILFVFSLLLMFSSIAVVPATAAEDSSSSTLRVDVLKYEPYPADIGDYVSVWVKVENYASGEAEDVSIKIEPEYPLSLDSETNAIQNFGRIPPDRTAIHEYRLYVDDNAKTGTGSFDVLYRADSDLSWVKESFDIKVGSNTFDSKGTVKLANVISDPQVFMAGDEGSISFTLENNAQSNTIVIDGETYDTYARVQSATLEGTDLIEVTSQPYEGKGVLGPGDTVQVTYNVEVDENIEDGTYYLDLLTIGNSHSFNNNWRVPLVVDSYSLEVIPSKPLVIENGQGTLEFDVANVHPNALSSVAVSLEAEGVSFSPSNYFVGSMDPDELFTIEIDAKSDQKEFTGTKNVTIIASFRNGLNEHEFVAGERSLNFEKVQEDNNTAITVAVVLGLILLVVAAYMYRRKWNPKE, from the coding sequence ATGAAAAAATCCGGATTTTTGATACTTTTTGTATTTTCTTTGTTGCTGATGTTTTCTTCAATAGCTGTGGTTCCTGCTACTGCTGCGGAAGATTCATCAAGTTCGACCCTGAGGGTAGATGTACTCAAATATGAACCTTATCCAGCTGATATAGGTGATTATGTATCGGTGTGGGTAAAAGTTGAAAACTACGCCTCGGGAGAAGCTGAGGATGTTTCAATCAAAATAGAACCGGAATATCCTCTTTCCCTGGATTCTGAAACCAATGCAATCCAGAATTTTGGCAGAATCCCTCCCGACCGCACGGCAATCCATGAATACAGGTTGTATGTTGACGATAATGCCAAAACCGGCACTGGTAGTTTTGATGTGCTTTACCGGGCAGATAGTGACCTTTCATGGGTAAAGGAATCTTTCGATATAAAAGTAGGTTCCAATACTTTTGACAGTAAAGGCACCGTAAAACTTGCTAATGTCATCTCAGATCCCCAGGTTTTCATGGCCGGTGATGAGGGTTCCATAAGTTTTACATTGGAGAATAATGCCCAGTCCAACACCATAGTAATTGATGGTGAAACCTATGATACTTATGCAAGGGTCCAGTCCGCTACCCTTGAGGGAACTGACCTGATAGAGGTAACAAGTCAACCATACGAAGGTAAAGGTGTACTCGGTCCAGGGGATACAGTACAGGTAACATACAATGTAGAAGTGGATGAAAATATAGAAGACGGGACTTATTACCTTGACCTTTTGACAATAGGTAACTCACATTCCTTCAACAATAATTGGCGTGTACCGTTAGTGGTGGATTCCTATTCACTGGAAGTGATACCTTCCAAGCCACTTGTTATAGAAAATGGGCAGGGAACACTTGAATTTGATGTAGCCAATGTGCATCCGAATGCTCTTTCATCAGTAGCCGTAAGCCTTGAGGCAGAAGGGGTTAGTTTCTCTCCCTCTAACTATTTCGTGGGTTCAATGGACCCCGATGAACTATTCACTATAGAAATAGATGCCAAATCTGACCAGAAGGAATTTACAGGCACCAAAAATGTTACAATTATTGCCAGTTTCCGTAATGGTCTCAACGAACATGAGTTTGTTGCAGGTGAGCGGTCCCTGAACTTTGAGAAAGTACAGGAAGATAATAATACGGCCATAACGGTGGCTGTTGTGTTGGGGCTTATCCTGCTGGTAGTTGCTGCCTATATGTATCGCAGGAAATGGAATCCTAAGGAATGA